In Patulibacter sp. SYSU D01012, a single window of DNA contains:
- a CDS encoding ATP-binding protein, which yields MTRTAPDLVARVAGTELLPPGAPVVVGVSGGRDSVCLLAAAVALAGADAVLAVHVHHGLRGRDADADAVHAARLARRLGAAIRTERLCRPHASSGSPAVWAREARRSVLRAAADAWGGPATPVAVAHTATDQAETVLLRAISSPGARARAGMAAVDGGVVRPLLAAGVRREEAAAWCAARALPWREDPGNATSPRGRVRALLTGLEAVDGRAVAALVAGADRAREDDDALRASAIALLPPGRAPRAPRRALAAAPPAVARRALRLLAERAVDRPCPRVGARLEEVLALDPGPRGTAALDLGDGVRATVAGEELSCAPSPPRAARAADPPPPADGPDGPGGAGA from the coding sequence GTGACGCGGACGGCCCCCGACCTCGTGGCCCGCGTCGCCGGGACGGAGCTGTTGCCGCCGGGCGCCCCCGTGGTCGTCGGCGTGTCCGGCGGCCGCGACTCGGTCTGCCTGCTCGCGGCGGCGGTCGCGCTGGCGGGCGCGGACGCCGTCCTGGCCGTCCACGTGCACCACGGCCTGCGCGGCCGCGATGCCGACGCCGACGCCGTGCACGCCGCTCGGCTCGCCCGGCGGCTCGGCGCCGCGATCCGTACGGAGCGCCTGTGCCGGCCGCACGCCTCCTCCGGGTCGCCCGCCGTCTGGGCGCGCGAGGCCCGGCGATCCGTCCTGCGCGCCGCCGCCGACGCCTGGGGCGGCCCCGCCACGCCGGTGGCGGTGGCGCACACCGCGACGGACCAGGCGGAGACCGTGCTGCTGCGCGCGATCTCGTCCCCCGGCGCCCGAGCGCGCGCCGGCATGGCGGCGGTCGACGGCGGCGTCGTGCGGCCGCTCCTGGCGGCGGGGGTCCGCCGCGAGGAGGCGGCCGCGTGGTGCGCGGCCCGCGCCCTGCCGTGGCGCGAGGACCCGGGCAACGCGACGTCGCCGCGCGGCCGCGTGCGGGCGCTCCTCACCGGCCTGGAGGCGGTCGACGGCCGCGCGGTGGCGGCGCTCGTCGCCGGCGCGGACCGGGCGCGCGAGGACGACGACGCGCTCCGGGCGTCCGCGATCGCGCTGCTCCCGCCCGGCCGCGCGCCGCGTGCCCCCCGCCGCGCGCTCGCCGCCGCCCCGCCGGCCGTCGCGCGCCGCGCGCTCCGGCTCCTGGCCGAACGCGCCGTGGACCGTCCCTGCCCGCGGGTCGGCGCGCGCCTCGAGGAGGTGCTGGCGCTCGACCCCGGGCCGCGCGGCACGGCGGCGCTCGACCTGGGGGACGGCGTGCGGGCGACGGTCGCGGGGGAGGAGCTGTCCTGCGCGCCGTCACCGCCGCGGGCGGCCCGGGCCGCCGATCCCCCGCCCCCGGCGGACGGTCCCGACGGCCCCGGGGGCGCGGGCGCGTGA
- the hpt gene encoding hypoxanthine phosphoribosyltransferase → MRDPNIGEILIQADELQARIADIGAEISKDYEGREILLVCVLKGAVLFVSDLMRQITVPCEIDFMAVSSYGSATRSSGVVRILKDLDGSIEGKHVLIVEDIIDSGLTLQYLLRNLRSRNPASLEICSLLTKPSRREVEIPIAYTGFELPDRYAVGYGLDLAQRYRNLPYVAALTEEAIAAAG, encoded by the coding sequence GTGCGCGACCCGAACATCGGCGAGATCCTCATCCAGGCCGACGAGCTGCAGGCTCGCATCGCCGACATCGGCGCCGAGATCTCGAAGGACTACGAGGGACGCGAGATCCTGCTCGTCTGCGTCCTGAAGGGCGCCGTCCTCTTCGTCTCCGACCTCATGCGCCAGATCACGGTGCCGTGCGAGATCGACTTCATGGCGGTCTCCTCCTACGGCTCCGCGACGCGCTCGAGCGGCGTCGTGCGGATCCTCAAGGACCTGGACGGGTCGATCGAGGGCAAGCACGTCCTCATCGTCGAGGACATCATCGACTCCGGCCTGACGCTGCAGTACCTGCTGCGCAACCTGCGCTCCCGCAACCCGGCCTCGCTCGAGATCTGCTCGCTGCTGACGAAGCCGAGCCGTCGCGAGGTGGAGATCCCCATCGCCTACACCGGGTTCGAGCTGCCCGACCGCTACGCGGTTGGCTACGGCCTCGACCTCGCCCAGCGCTACCGCAACCTGCCGTACGTGGCCGCGCTGACCGAGGAAGCCATCGCGGCTGCGGGCTAG
- the ftsH gene encoding ATP-dependent zinc metalloprotease FtsH yields the protein MSRFFKSALFPILIVLLLAFFAQQLFASEGKEKYTYGQFTEQLANKQVKSVVMKTKDNALDVELNNGNKYEVGYERDNGSVLTAQLDQAQKQRDIQTFDIKSSKTSGLVSALVYIIPFVLILAVWFLIMNNVQGGGSKVMQFGKSKAKRMSPDTPKITFRDVAGADEAVEELHEIKEFLENPKKFQALGARIPKGVLLFGPPGTGKTLLARAVAGEAGVPFFSISGSDFVEMFVGVGASRVRDLFEQAKQNSPCIIFMDEIDAVGRHRGAGMGGGHDEREQTLNQLLVEMDGFTMTDNIILIAATNRPDILDPALLRPGRFDRQIVVDRPDRKGRARILDVHTRGKPLAPGIDTETLAGQTPGFTGADLANLVNEAALLAARSGKKQIGQHELEEGIMRVIAGPEKKTRVMTEKEREITAYHEMGHAFVGHFLEHADPVHKISVVGRGQALGYTISMPSEDKFLTTRQQLLDQMAMTLGGRAAEEIVFGEITTGASNDLEKVTGSAKQMVMRFGMSERLGPRVFGHDNGQPFLGRDMSSTPDYSDEIAREIDDEIRRIVEDAHQRATDILNDHREALNTISEILIRRETIERDEFLALLDGRREEDVFDDEPPASTGLPAAAEDEAARSERPAPRPLPRPGLGTAMDAGDGPAGPRIA from the coding sequence ATGAGCCGGTTCTTCAAGAGCGCCCTCTTCCCCATCCTCATCGTGCTCCTGCTCGCGTTCTTCGCGCAGCAGCTGTTCGCGAGCGAGGGCAAGGAGAAGTACACGTACGGCCAGTTCACGGAGCAGCTGGCCAACAAGCAGGTCAAGAGCGTCGTCATGAAGACGAAGGACAACGCTCTCGACGTCGAGCTGAACAACGGGAACAAGTACGAGGTCGGCTACGAGCGCGACAACGGCAGCGTCCTGACCGCCCAGCTCGACCAGGCGCAGAAGCAGCGCGACATCCAGACGTTCGACATCAAGTCGTCGAAGACGTCGGGCCTCGTCAGCGCGCTCGTCTACATCATCCCGTTCGTCCTGATCCTGGCCGTCTGGTTCCTGATCATGAACAACGTCCAGGGCGGCGGATCGAAGGTCATGCAGTTCGGCAAGTCGAAGGCGAAGCGGATGTCGCCCGACACGCCGAAGATCACCTTCCGCGACGTCGCCGGCGCGGACGAGGCGGTCGAGGAGCTCCACGAGATCAAGGAGTTCCTCGAGAACCCGAAGAAGTTCCAGGCGCTCGGCGCGCGCATCCCGAAGGGCGTGCTGCTCTTCGGCCCTCCGGGCACCGGCAAGACCCTCCTGGCCCGCGCCGTCGCCGGCGAGGCCGGGGTGCCGTTCTTCTCGATCTCCGGCTCGGACTTCGTCGAGATGTTCGTCGGCGTCGGCGCCAGCCGCGTCCGCGACCTCTTCGAGCAGGCGAAGCAGAACTCGCCCTGCATCATCTTCATGGACGAGATCGACGCCGTCGGTCGTCACCGCGGCGCCGGCATGGGCGGCGGGCACGACGAGCGCGAGCAGACGCTGAACCAGCTCCTGGTGGAGATGGACGGCTTCACGATGACGGACAACATCATCCTCATCGCCGCCACGAACCGCCCCGACATCCTGGACCCGGCGCTCCTGCGCCCGGGCCGCTTCGACCGTCAGATCGTCGTCGACCGCCCGGACCGCAAGGGCCGCGCCCGCATCCTCGACGTGCACACGCGGGGCAAGCCGCTCGCCCCCGGCATCGACACGGAGACGCTCGCGGGCCAGACCCCCGGCTTCACCGGCGCCGACCTCGCCAACCTCGTGAACGAGGCCGCCCTGCTCGCCGCCCGCTCGGGCAAGAAGCAGATCGGCCAGCACGAGCTGGAGGAGGGCATCATGCGCGTCATCGCGGGCCCCGAGAAGAAGACCCGCGTGATGACGGAGAAGGAGCGGGAGATCACCGCGTACCACGAGATGGGCCACGCCTTCGTGGGCCACTTCCTCGAGCACGCGGACCCCGTCCACAAGATCTCCGTCGTCGGCCGCGGGCAGGCGCTCGGCTACACGATCTCGATGCCGTCCGAGGACAAGTTCCTCACGACGCGCCAGCAGCTGCTCGACCAGATGGCGATGACCCTCGGCGGCCGCGCCGCGGAGGAGATCGTCTTCGGCGAGATCACGACCGGCGCGTCGAACGACCTCGAGAAGGTCACGGGCTCCGCGAAGCAGATGGTCATGCGCTTCGGCATGAGCGAGCGCCTCGGGCCGCGCGTCTTCGGGCACGACAACGGCCAGCCGTTCCTGGGCCGCGACATGAGCTCGACGCCGGACTACTCGGACGAGATCGCGCGCGAGATCGACGACGAGATCCGCCGCATCGTCGAGGACGCGCACCAGCGCGCCACCGACATCCTCAACGACCACCGCGAGGCGCTGAACACGATCTCCGAGATCCTGATCCGCCGCGAGACGATCGAGCGCGACGAGTTCCTCGCCCTGCTCGACGGACGCCGCGAGGAGGACGTCTTCGACGACGAGCCGCCCGCGTCGACCGGCCTGCCGGCCGCGGCCGAGGACGAGGCCGCGCGCAGCGAGCGGCCCGCGCCGCGCCCGCTGCCCCGCCCGGGCCTGGGCACCGCGATGGACGCGGGCGACGGCCCGGCCGGCCCCCGCATCGCCTGA